A window of Hymenobacter sublimis genomic DNA:
ATGACCGAGGCCGAGCGCCTGCGCGCCATGGGGCAGGCCAACGACAACATGGTAAAAGCCCTGCAGCTGCGCCAGGAAGCTGACCGGCTGATTCACGAAGCGGGCAAGCCCGGGCCGGCACGACAGGCGGTGGAAGGCGCTTACCGGGACCAGCTGCTGCAGAATCAGCTGTTAAAAAGCATTAGTCGCTCGGGAAGGTTCTAGCGACAATTCTGAATCGGGCCACTTAGGCAACAGCCCGCTCAATCTCCCGTCTCGTCCCAGCTTACTCGACCACCTCAAGGCCCAGCAGCTTCCGCACCCCGTTGTACAAGCGACGAATACGGGAGTTCCGGTAGCAGTCCTGGCAGTGGCTGAAGTTCCACAAGCAGTCCACCGTATCCGTGAACATGTGGAAAAGCAAGCCGACAGCGACAATTTGCGTTGCCGGCCACAGGAGCAGCAGCGCATACACCGGTATGATATGAAAGGAGTGCAGCGGATGGTACCCCACGCTGCAGCGCAACGGGTCGAAGATGGGTTTTGCCAGCAGGCGGTCCAGGTCAATGGCCATTGTGGCCAACATAACCAGGTAAGCGGTCTGCCACACCAAGGGAAAAAACACCAGCGCCAACACGAGCGGAAAAACAAAGTGCAGGCCATAATGGACCAGCGTTTGGGCGCTAAAGAGCTTGGGGGAGGCAAACTGGCCGGGCCCGGGCGGGGCCATCGGCCGGATGGCGCTGCTTGCGGTATCTGTGGGCGTTGCTTTAGCCTGCCTGCTGCCCGGCCCGACTGCCGGTTCCTTCTTCTCCTTGGCCACGCGGTCCTGCGTGCCGGAGGACGTAGCGCGTTCTTCCGCCTTTACCCGCCCCTGCTGGGTAGTGGGCTGCTCCCGGGCAGGGGTGACTGCCGCTGTATCTCCGCGCTGGGCCTGTGGCGGGTGGTGGTACCCGGGGGCGGCCGAAAACTTAGGGACGACAGCCGATGACCGGCAACCGGCTAAGACCACACCGGTTGCTAAGACGAGAATAAGGTGGAAAGCAGGTAGTGCGAGCATGGGGGTTGTTAGGGCCACGTAGCGGGCGACGGTGGCCACCTCGGCCGGTAGCGGACTCAGGCCGCCGGATAGTGCTCTTGGCCACCCACCGTACCCCAAAAGCAAAAAGGCAGCTCCGCGAGAGCTGCCTTTTTTGTGGCTAATCCAAGACCTAGCGGTTGCGCGTGAGCCAGTTCTGCAGGACACCAATCTCCTGGCGCTGGTCGGCGATGATGGCCTGCGCCAGCTGGCGCATCG
This region includes:
- a CDS encoding DUF6122 family protein, giving the protein MVLAGCRSSAVVPKFSAAPGYHHPPQAQRGDTAAVTPAREQPTTQQGRVKAEERATSSGTQDRVAKEKKEPAVGPGSRQAKATPTDTASSAIRPMAPPGPGQFASPKLFSAQTLVHYGLHFVFPLVLALVFFPLVWQTAYLVMLATMAIDLDRLLAKPIFDPLRCSVGYHPLHSFHIIPVYALLLLWPATQIVAVGLLFHMFTDTVDCLWNFSHCQDCYRNSRIRRLYNGVRKLLGLEVVE